GGCTGCTGCTGTTGCGACAGCCTGTTCCGGCGGGAACGGCTACTTCACGGCCCCGTCGCCGCGAATGTCCGTCGCATCGCATCCTTACGACTCTACCGGTGTATTTCAGCAAGCTCCCTTCGGCAGGCGTCGTCACGGGCGCTCTTCGCGGATACATAAGGCCGCTGAATACCCGCCGACGGAGGTCGTATACTCATCGTCTCATGATTCCATGTGTGAAATGACGCATTTCCCTACTGGGCCAGGGGATTGGCCTGTTTGGCAATGTTGGATGAAGAGTGGCGAGTCGATAACGTTTCCGACTTCGTGGCAGGTTCCGACAACAAATCCTTACTATGGAGAACTCTGCGGGCCTACGACGATTTCGGTGATGCCGTTCGCCGGTAACCCCGGAGTCGCTACGCCGGCGCCTGTTTTGGTCGGCACCTGGGCCAGCTGCACGAGGCTCGACGTGTCTCCAGGTGTGACCTTCACGGACAACGTACCGCCCAGCGAAAACTTTTCTTTTAATGGCGACTGGGAAGGCCTTTATACAAACTGTAATACGCCCGCTATCCCGCCTGTGACTTGCACCGCCGGTAATGACGAAAACTTTTTCGAATTTGGGATAGAGCCCGGGCCACCACCAAGTCCGAGCCCCGCGCCCACCCCTACCGGTGGCGGCAGCCCATGGCCGACAGCACCTCCAACACCGTACCTGGAGATTTATGATAGCAGGCTAAACCAGGTCGTAAGCACCGGGGTTTCGCCCTATCCAAGCTCGGTGATTGGTCTGCGAAATGATCTCACCGCGAAACAGACTGATGGCGGTACGCCTACGGACGTCTCTTGGATCCAAGTGGAGCTACCTACGATCGCGAGTCAGAATCCGATAACGGCGATGCCTTCCGTGTCAAGCGTTCCGCTCGTGATTCCGACTTCCGCCAATCCTATAAACTACTATTGGACTGGCGGCGGGAACTTAGCGGTGGTTCGGGTTACGGCTTCCGTAGATGGCCTACCCATGACGGCGTTGGCGCTTTATACCGTCGAGGCGCCGACCTTCGGTAGTATGACCGCGACTTTTGCCACCCCCGGTATTTACGGCCAGAGTGTCGTACTCGGCTTACAGAGCCCGTATCCAAACTCCGGCATCATCTCCAAATACACCGCTACAGCCCCCAACGATTTCGCTGGTTATTTTGCCGAGAATCAGCAGGAGATGACAAACCCTTATGCTTCACCGTCGTCGAGCCCAGGCTTGCCACAAACGGGAACCGCAAGTTGGTTAGACGCGTGCTGGATCTACGACGTTCAGGCCAACGGGCTCAACAGCCCGGCGCCACTTGCTTCTGCTGCGGCCACTGTAACGTATGGACCAAGTTACGACGCTCCGGCTTACGGACTCGCACGCCTCGACGAACTAAATTTCGATGATACGTATGTGGATCACTTCATGTTTACCCCAGACGTGCCTGGTTGGCATCATCGCGTCTGGGTAAACTTCGGGGTACTTCAATGGAGTTGGGGCGGAGACGTCGTGGCTGATCGTTTTCTCAACACGGCGCCCGTAGGGTGGAAGTTTAATAGCGAGATCGCTCCAGGACCAACGCAAACAGGTGTCCCGAATACGGACTTGGTCGGCTGGCCGAATACCCTCGCCGTCGAGGGGTCATCTTGTCCGGCGCCCCCCGCAGAAAACAGTCAAAGTCGCACACCAAGAAAAGGGCACGGTGCGACGCCGACTCTTCGAGCGCCAAGATCGAAGCTCAAGCCTCCATGGGGTCAGAAGAAGTGAGCACGTTTACACCCTTGCGTTTTAATGCAACTTTGGGAATGGCCTTCGTGGTTTGCAGCGTAATCGCACTGGGGACATATGCTTCCGACGCGCTTGCGCAGGAGATTCCCGTCCGCAGTGGCGTCTTTAGTATTCGGTTGGATACAACCAAGAGAATATATCGGTTGGGTGAGCGAATCGAGGTTCGGATTTCCGTCCACAATAACACAAGGGAAGTATATGAGGCGGATTCCGTGCCGCCCTGGGGGCTCTGCGACCTCGCCATTTCAAACAGCAGCGGACAAGCGCTTCTACCCGCTCCGGCTGTCAACCGCGCCGTCCGGCGAAGCTCCATAGCGATAAGAGAGTATTTACCGGGAAGCACGCTCGTCGGCGGGTTCGATTATCCTGATGCGCCAGGCATCTTTCACTTTTGGGTGGACATATCACACTGGGGCTATGAGATTAATGCGCCAGGCAAATATACAATAAAAGCGATACCCGAGGTGCGCGGCTTTGCTAGAACAGGCCCTGAGAAAGGCATGCATTTCGTTTCCTCCCCTAGCGACAAATCCAACGCGGTATCCATCGAAGTCATACGGTAACGCTCCTCGGGGCGCCGATAAGCGATTCCCCGGCTGCGGGCGGAACAAGCCAAACGTGCTTCGGCGAATCCCAAGGATAACCGCGCTCGGTGTAGGCGAGCCGGACTTGTGACGTCATCGACCAATAAATCGAGCGAGTACACATTACATCGTCCTAACCGAACATCGATCCCGCGGCCCTCGCGGCGATTTATTGTGCTATCACCTAAGGCGAGATGGTTACGGGCGCGACCACGCTTTCTTGGCCGAAACCATCGGTGAAACTAGCCACGACGGTATAGCGTGTCGCCTCGGTCACGACGGGTGCGCGTAAGGAAACCGCGCTGGTTTCGGGACCGATGTCGACGCCCGAGATCTCATGCGATTGCAAATCGGTCAGCGCAACCCGCATGCCGCTGCGCGGCGAAATGATGCGCACGCGAATCGATCCGCCGCTCTGCACGTTTGGCGTCAGCACTTCAAACGTCCCGTTCTCGTCGGCGTTGGCGGCGCCCGATGACGCCGGATTATCGTCGCCTGCAATCGGTGACGACGCACCGATTGCGCTATCTTGATCGGCGAGCACGGCGAGCCCGGCCATCGACTCGGCGGCGGTGCGCCCCTTGGTAACGTGCAGCACGACGCGCATTTCCCCAAGGCTTTTGAGCGGCGGAATGACGAAAGCGGTGTGACCTGCGTGTGAAAACGGCCGCTGTTGCCAAATCGTCCCGTCGGTTCCCTGCAACCGTACGTAGCCCGAGTCGCCCGCGGCAGCGTAGTCAACGGCAACCGTCTCGCCGGGCTTGGCGACGGCGGGGGTGACCGCTATCGAATCGATTTGCGCCGCCGCCGGGATCTTGGCCGCGATCGTATTGAGAACGCGCGTTTCCGTCGCGGCGCCCAACGGACCGGTTATCGTCATCCGCAAGGTGTAGGCGCCGGGATCGTTCGACGACGCAATGGCCACGGGAATGGATCCGGAGAAATTGCCGAGCGATCCGCCCTGGACGCGCCGGCCATCCGGAGCGATAACCGAGTAGGATAGCTTTCCGGCGCCCGCGGCGTCATATTCGGCGCGAACCGTCGTCCCCGCGATCGCCTCGGGCGGCACCGCAAAGGCGGAGATCCGCGGCATCGTTGCGTGGATCAGCGCCACTGCACCGGCAGAAAAGATCAGTGCTGCTGCAGCGATCGACGCCGCAGCACCGTAGACGCCCTTGCGGTTGCGCCGCGCGGGCGCGGGCGCTTCGACAATGCATCGCACGCCGTCACCGACCACTTCCGTGATGGCGCGGTCGAACGAGCCGAAATCGCGTAGCCACAGGGGCACGCGTGTCGCACCGCTGGAGAGCGGTGCGACCTCGAAGAGTGCGGGGTATGCCAAGAGCGCATCGCCGCTCCGGGTAACGACCCAGGTACGGCAAATGACCGCGCAGCTCGTTCGATTCACCACCCGCAACGCGTAGGTCGCAACGCCGCGGCGCCGATCGAACTCCGCCAGCGCGAAGAACGCGGAGACGCTGCCGGCCAGCGTTTGCACCGCACTTCCCGAGCCGAATTGCGCGGACGACACAATCTCGCCGGCCGGGACGGTCGCCAACGCCGTGGCATGGGTCACTGCGAGATCACCATCTGCGACGTGCTCGCCATATTCATCACCAGCGGCGCGCCTTGGCTTCGCGGCAAATACGGAAGCATAAATGAAAACGGGTAGTTCACCGTTACCGAAACGACGCATCCCGGCGCGTTGCCGGATTGACCCGACGCGCACTGATTTGGCGGCCAACTCGCGGTCACGGTGATGTTATTGGCATTGGTTGCGCCTTCTGAAAGGGTTCGGACGTACGTTTGAATGTCGGCTTGGGTGGCGTTGCAATGATCGAGCAACGTACACTGCGAGCCGCGCACAATCGCCCAACGAGCGCCTTGGCGCGCCAGCTGGGCAACAAATGCATACGTGTACATCGCACGCCCAAAGTCGATGATGCTAAAAAGCAGCGCGAGAATGACTGCCATGACGATCGCCGTCTCGGGCATGCTCGCCCCGCGCTGATGGGCTCCGACGAATCTCACTGATTTCCCACCGGCATCGTGGCGGCGCCGCTGACCGGAATGTTGTTTGGAATGCCTGGATAGTGCAAGAGCGAGGCGAACGTGCCGTTCACTTGCACCTTGACATAGTAGACCAGACTGGTAGAGACGGCGTTGGTATTGTTGGCGGGACAGGGCGAGAGCGTGCCGTTGAGCGTACAGACGATCGACGACGTCACGGTCCAGTTGGCCAGGTTCTGCGCGTCCTGCAACGAGGCACTTCGCGTTCCCGAACCATTCACCGATGCGTCGGCGGCCGTTTGCAGGTTCTGAGCCGCGTACTGAACGCCGGCTCGAGCCGCGTGGCTGGCAAGAATTGCGAAATATGTGTATCGCCCGACTTCGATCAGCCCGATGAGCATGAAGACGAGTACCGGCGCGACGATGGCGAACTCGATGAGGCTCGTGCCGCGATCGCACCGAAGCTTCGTTGCAGTTTCTGTCATTCCGATACCACCGCTTGCTTGATGAGTGCCTGATTTGGCGAGGGCGTGGCGAAATCGTAGGCGCTATTCTGGTTGAAGTTCATCGAGCCGAAGACTAGGATCACGTAGTTGCCGTTCTGATCGTCGAAGTTGGCGCCTGTCGAGCCCGGCGCATAGATCAAGCCGGTCATGTTGACGTTCGGTCCATTGAAATTAATGCTCGACGTATTGCTGGGAACCTGATAGTAGAGCACGCCGGCCTCGTTTCCCGATGTCGGCGGCGAAAGCGAGACGCTCTGGTTATCGAAGTTCGGCCCGTTGGCCCCGGCGGGAACGTAGAGCGTCACCCCCGTGCCGGTAATGACGGCTTGGTTGTCGTTGAAGTTTCCGTCGAGGACATAGAGCCCGGGCGCAAACGTGATCGTGCCGCCGTCAAGATTCAAGCCGCTATAACAGCCCGGATAAATGGTCCCGCTGTGACCGTTTGAATTGTAGGACTGACAGTTGGAAATCGAGGGCGGGTTGGCCGCGAGATAGGCACAACCGGGTATCTCCGGGCACGGATCGGCAACGGGCATCGCGGGGCCCGGTGTCGCCTCGGTAAAGGTGGTCCCACCCATGTTAGGACTCGGCCCGGCGATGCCGATGCTTGGCGAAGAGATGGTTCCCCCGTTGAAGTCGGCGCTGTAGTTGATTGCAATCGCGCAACCCGCCGCGTTCACCGTGGCATTATTAAAGCTCGACCACGAGCTATTGCTAAGAAGATAAATACAAGCACCCTTTTGCGCGGGGATCACGCTCGCCGCCGCTTGGGTCGTCTCCGTTGCCGTGGCGTAACCGAAAAGGCGCTCGAAGAACGTCGGCACGTTTTGTGAGGTGACCTGAACGAAGACCGAGCAAGGATTACCCGAGTAGGGGCCGTTCGCGGGCGGATTGTGCACGGCGACCGCAACGCTGCCGCCGTTAATGAATCCGTTGTTCGCCGCATTCGTGTAAGCGGCGCTTTGAGCCGCACTTTGATTCGGGCAGCCGGCATGCAAGAGGGCCTCGGCGCCGCCGGCGGCGGCCGCGTCAGTAGCGCTCTGTTGCGCCTGCTGGCGATACTCGAGAAATCCGACGTCCACGCCAACGCCGCCGAAGCCGAGGAGCGTCATGAGACAGAGCCCAACCAGCGGCAAAACCTGTCCAGCTTCGCTTCTGCGGCGGTACAATCGTGAGGTGCTCATTCGGCGACAACGGCCTGTTTGACGAGCGAGGAGTTTGGCGGCGGCGTCGCCAGATCGACGGCGTTGCCGCCGTTGAAGTTGCCCGAGCCGAAGACCATGACCAAATAGCCGCCGGCAGTCCCGTTGAAATTTGCATTAATCGCCCCCGGCGCGTAGATCAGCCCACTGTAGTGACTGTTGGCCCCGTTGAAATTTGGCGCGCTCGTATTGGTCGGAACCTGATAGTAGAGAACGCCCGCGTTGGTTCCGGTGGTTGGCGGGGAGAGCGTCGCAGTGGCGCCGTTGAAATTCGGAGCAGTGCCGCTACTCGTGACGTACATCGTCACCCCGGTCCCACTAATGGTTGCGCCGTTGAAGTTCTGAGTGCCGGTGAATACGTAGTTTCCCGACATCGTGACGTTCGCGCCGTTGAGATTCAAATAACTGTAGCAGCCCGCCGGCACGTTGCCGGTGTAGCCGTTGTAATTCGCCGACTGGCAGCCCGTTGCGGAGAGCGGATTCGCGGCCAGATAGGCGCAGCCGGTGATTTCCGGACACGGATCGGCAACCGGAAGCATCGTCTGCGGCGTGGCCCCGAGAAAGGTCGCGCCGTTTTCATTTGGCGCCGCGCCGGCGTAGCCGATGCTCATGGCATTAATGGTCGCCCCGTTGAAATTCGCCGTATCGTTGATCAGGGCGCCGCATCTGGTTGCGGTAACGTTCGCGCCGTTGAAGTTCGACTGGACCGTCGGGCTCAGCAGATAGATGCACCCGCCGCCGGTCTGCGTGACGACCGCAACCGCATGCGTCGTTTCTGTCATCCCGGTTTGATAACCGAAGACCCGCGCAAAGAACGTGGCGACGTGGACGGTGCTTATGGTCACCGAAACCCCGCAGACGTTCCCGCTAAAAGGCCCGCTCGACGGCGGGTTGGCAACGCTGACGCTGACCGGAGCCGCGTTTGCAAAACCGTTGTTCGACGCGTTGAGATAGGCGGCGTTCTGCGCCGCCGATGAGTTTGGACAGCCGGCTTTGATCAGAGCGTCGGCACCGCCGGCGGCGGCCGCGTCGGTCGCGCTTTGCTGCGCCTGCTGGCGATACTCGAGGTAGCCGACGTCAACCCCGACACCGGCAAAGCCCATCAAGGCCGTGAGAGCAAGCGCAATCAGCGGCAAGACCTGCCCGGCTTCCCGGGCGCGTCTCATCGCGTAACGATCTCCGGCGTCATGACGAACACGACGTCGGATTGCTGATTCTGATACGCCGTCGACGTAAACAGCTTGCCGAGGATCGGAATCGACGAGAGCAATGGAATCTTGGAGATTGTTTTCATCTCGAGACGGTTCACCAAGCCACCGAGAATGATGCTCTCGCCGGGCCGAGTGATGACGTCGGTGGAGAGTTTGCTCACCAGCAACGCCGGTATCGTGAAACCGGAGACGATGACGGCATTGGCATAATCGAGGCGCGAGACTTCGGGCGCAACGACGGCGTGTACCGATCCGTTGCCGAGAATCTCGGGCGTCACGTTGAGCTGAACGCCGTAAGGCTGATACTGAACGTTGACCGCGCCAAGGCCAGTCGAGGTGACCACCGGTATCTCACCTCCGACTAAGAACGTCGCTTTCTGCCCCGGGGTGGTGACGAGGCTCGGGCTCGAGAGAACCTTCGCGTGCCCCTCCTGCATCAGCAAATTAAGCGTTGGCGCCAAAGTGACGGTCCGGAAGAACGGCTGAACCGTGAAGCCGAGCCCCGAGCCCAGCAACGTCGGGTTCTCAATGACCGGGAACGACGCGCCGCCCAACTGATAGTTGGTTGGATTCGTCGCCGAGTTGAAGGTGGCCGATTGGAGCGAGAGGCCGAGGTTCGATTGCGCCGTTTTGTCGACTTCGAGCACGTACACTTTGATATCGATCTGACTGTTGCTCAAGGCGTTGAGCCGATCGATGAGCTCACCGTTGCTCGCGAGATATGGACCGGCGAGACCGCGCGCCCGGTCTAAAATGGCTTGCGCCGTGACCGCATCGGCCGCGTTGCCGCTGACAATCACGTTGCCCCGGCCGTCGGGATCCACCCGAATGTCGGTGGCTCCGGGAATGTTCGAAATGGCGCGCTGCAGCATGCCGAGATTTTGCGAAATCGTCACCGCGTTCACGAGCACGGAGTTTTGAGCTTTGACGACGGGTTCGAAGCGCGAGACGATGTCGCTGAGCTGCTGGAACTGGGCGCCGTCGCTGACGGTTCCGCGCACCACGATCGAATGGTCGAAACTGACGACTTGCACGCCGGGCGCACCGATCGCACTTCGCAGCATCTGCGCGAGGTCGTCGAGTTGCTGCTCGGTGACCGTAACCTCGTAGGTCTCGCGCCGGCCGCCGGCCCAGATGAAGACGGTGGTATGTCCCGGGTCTTTTCCGTTGACCACGACCTGGGACGTTCCGACGGGGACGACGCCGGCGATGCGGCCATCACCGACCGCGACCCGCGTCAGACCCTCGGCCTTCAATAGCACCGAATGACCGGATTGAATCGAAAGCAGCATCACCTGATCGGCCCGGACGGGAGCCGTGTAGGCTGCGATCCCCGCGGCTGCGAGAAACGCAAAAGTCCGACGAGTGATCAAATTCATCTTTTGGATTATGCCACGGATCCGCGCGTTAACGCGTGAACGCAGCGCCGACGTTGAGTTAGAATCCCGTCGTTTGGGGCGGTGCTTTATTGCATCGAAGCCGCCGGGATGTCATGATTCACGGCACCAGGAGCCAAGGAGGTTTCCATGCGGCTTTATCGTCAGGTGGTTTTTCCTATATTCTGCTCACTGCTTTCGACGCTGGGCGTTGCGGCAGCGGCGCAGCAGGAAGTTCCGCTTGCAACCGTCGCCCGTCAGGCTCATCTTGAGTACACGTGGTTGGCGGCGACGCGTGCCGTACAACTGAGCGGCCCAGGTCTCGTGCTCGTTGTTCGCCCTGGCGACAGCTTGTACGAAGTCGACGATCGTGTCGAGGTAACAACGGTCACGCCACGCTACATCTCCAACGACATCTACGTCTCAACGACGCTTGCCACACATATCATCCACTTAGCACGGCAAGCCGAACTCGCCCGCGAGCAGGAAGCAGAAGCGGCGAGCCGAGTGAGCGAAGAGCAGCAGCAGCAACCCGGCGCGGCGGGACTCCTCGGCACGATCGTCCTCAATGCAACGCCGCTTCAAGGGGCAGAAGCAGTACTCGTAACGGGACAGGCGCCTGCGTCTGCTCCGATTCGGATCACGCTTCTGGCTACGCTCTCCTCCGAGCTGCCCAACGTTCTGCTCAGCCGTCACGATCTGACGGCAGGGCCGGATGGGAAGTTCCAAGCGATCGTCCCGATTGCGCCCGACTACATGCGCGACTCATTCATCCACGTCCTGGCGACATCGTCGCCGGGTGTTATCTCGGCAAGCGCGCAGCTCTTGGTCCATCAACCAAACGCCGGAGTTACCGTTCCAACGGACGCGTTCCCCGGCGGCATTTGGTGAAAGGGGAATCATGCATCGCATACTTAGTTCTCTTATCCGCGACGAAGAGGGCGCATCGATGGTCGAGTACGGCCTACTCGTAGCGCTGATCGCTCTCGTGGCTCTGGGCGCCGTCCAAACCTTGGGCGTCAACCTGGGCACGCTGTTCGGTCAAGTCGCAACTTCGCTATAAAACGCGAACCTTCAATCGCATACATCTAGCAACACTAAGCACACCACCAAATAAGGAGAAAACATGCTATCCACTCTTAATTCGATGATTCGCGACGAAGAAGGCGCAACGATGGTCGAGTATGGCCTGCTCGTTGCCCTCATCGCCCTGGTTGCGCTGGGCGCGGTCAAGACGATCGGTACCGGCCTGAGCACGCTCTTCGGCCAAGTCTCAAACTCGCTCTAAGGTCAACGCACGTAGGGTTGTGGGGCGCGAACGGCCGATGCGTTCGCGCCTCCCAACCCTTCCACTTTTTCTGACATGACGATTGCAATTGCACTAACCCTGGCCGCCTGCGTGGCCGCAAGCTATACCGACGTGAGGGCGCGGCGCATTCCGAACGCGCTAACGGGTTCGCTTGCCGCCGCCGCGGCGATCGTTCACGCCTTCGGCGGGTGGCAGCAGCTGGTCGTCAGTCTCGGCGTCATGGCCCTGCTGACGATCGGCGGCGCGCTCATTTACTCTCGCGGCGGGATCGGCGGCGGCGACATCAAGTTGGCAATCGCCGCGTCCGGCATGCTGAGCTATCCGCTCTGCGTGCCCTTCCTACTCTATACCGCTCTTGCCGGCGGCGCACTAGCGGTGCTCTTTATCGCGCTGCGTCCCAACGAGCGACCCTCATTTTCACGCATCGCACTCACGACAATCGGCGCAACCAACGGCATCACGGCGCAGCGCGTTACGTTGCCCTACGCGGTGGCTTTTGCCGCCGGCGCGATCGTCGTCGCCCTATCGCAAAGCCTCCTCCCATTCTTGAGGATCAACCTGTAAGGATAACTTCATGAACGTTCGTCGCACTACGTTTCTTATCGCGATGATCTTAGCAGTCGGTACCGGCTGGCTGACGTTAACCTATCTTTCCTCGCTTCGGCCGGTCGGCACCGCGCAGCGCCCCGTTTTGATCACAACTCAAGAGATTTCGGCTCGCGAGCGCATCAGCGAAGGAATGTTCAGCAAAGAGATGCGCCCGGCCGACACGTTGCAACCCGACGCCGTCGCCGACCCGAGCCAAGCCGTCGGCTCGCTCGCGCTCATCACGATTCCCGCCGGATCCCAGTTGACCGCGTCATCGATTGGAACGAACGTTTCGCTGGCATTGCCGGTGCGCCTCGAACCCGGAATGCGCGCGGTCAGTATTCCCGTCGACCGCGTCAAGGATGTTTCGGGCCTCGTTCAACCGGGTGACCGCGTTGACGTCATTGCCATCCCGCCTTCGCGCAACAATGGTCCGCCGCCGCACGCAGTGACGATTTTCCGCGGCATACGCGTGCTCTCCGTCGGCGCGGCGCTCGAAAATCCGTCGGCGACGCCATCGCCGCAGGAGCAAGAAGCAACGACGGTCACCCTCGAAGTGACGCCGCACCAAGCCGACATGCTGGCGTGGGCCGATAGCAATACGACGCTTCGGCTGGCGTTGCGCTCGCCGCGCGAAGCAATCCACACCGAACAAGCGGAAGATCTCACCTTCGAAATGGCGCCGCCGATGTCGCCGCCGGCGCCGCCGCCCGCTTTGCCGCCCGCCCCGATGGTTGCGATCGCCGCGACCCCGGCGCCGCGCATGCCGGCGGCGGCGACCGCACTCACCACGCCCGTCGAGTTAATCGTCGGCGACCAGATTGTAGATCCCGGCAGTTCGAGCCGATGAACGGCTCGCTCGTCGCGCTCTTCATCGGTTCGAAAGGGGGCGCCGGCGCGACGACGCTCTGTTCGGAGCTGGCGCGCGCGATTCGCGGAAAACGCAACGTTGCGCTCGTCGATGCCGACCTCACCGGACGCCGCAGCGTGGCGGTCCTCTTCGAGGCGGTGCGCAATCTCGACGCGCAGCGCGTCAGCTCCCCCATTTCGCAGACCGCCGTCGACGGCGTTACTCTTTTCGAGCTTACCGACCGTTACGATTCCGTTTTTACCCTTGCCGTGGAAACGGTCGAAGCGTGCGCCAACGAGGCGACGCGATTCGACGCCGTGTTGGTCGACGCACCGCAGCCGTTTTCGGCGGCAGTCCGACCGTTCGTCGTGCGCACCACGCGCTTCTTCATCGTACTCGAACCCACATTGCTCGGCGTCGCCGGAGCCCAGGCAATGCTCGCCGACTTGCAGCGCTTCGGCGTGCCGCTGAGCCGGATCGCGCTGGTAAGCAACACGCGCAACGAACATGGCGGCGGCACGCGCAGCGAGATCGAGCGGGCGCTCGGAATGAAAATCGTCGGCGAAGTGCCGCTTGCATCGTCACGCGGCTACTCCAAAGCGATCGCCGAGCTGAGCCGCCACGTTGAATCGCTTCATTCCGAAGAAGAGATTGCGACGCTGCAACCATCGACCTCATCGCCCATGGGCGACGCGCGTGTACCGCTGCGGCGCACCACGACGATGCGAACCAACGGACATAGCTCTGCACAGGCCGACCCCCGCGACTTACGCCGCGACGCGTTTAAGCAAGAAGTTCATCAGGCGCTTCTGCGCGAGCTCGACTTTGCTTCGGCCAGCATCTCGCAGAGCGACGCCGCGAAACTCGCCGAGCTCCGTTCCAAGATCGAAAGCATTACGGCGTCGCTCGTTTCGGCCCGGCGTTTCGACGGATCGGCCGAAGAGGTGGCGGAACTCCGTCAAGAGATCGTTGACGAAGCCCTCGGTCTCGGCCCGCTCGAAAGCCTCATGAAAGATCCCGACGTGTCGGAAATTATGGTCAACGGCTTCGATAAAATTTACGTGGAGCGGCACGGCGTCATCGAGCGCACCCCCAAACGCTTCAGCGAAGAACGCCAGCTCCGGCTGATCATCGAACGGATCATTACGCCGCTCGGCCGGCGAATCGACGAGTCGTCGCCGATGGTCGACGCGCGCTTATCGGACGGATCTCGCGTGAACGCGAT
This Candidatus Eremiobacterota bacterium DNA region includes the following protein-coding sequences:
- a CDS encoding pilus assembly protein — encoded protein: MRFVGAHQRGASMPETAIVMAVILALLFSIIDFGRAMYTYAFVAQLARQGARWAIVRGSQCTLLDHCNATQADIQTYVRTLSEGATNANNITVTASWPPNQCASGQSGNAPGCVVSVTVNYPFSFMLPYLPRSQGAPLVMNMASTSQMVISQ
- a CDS encoding pilus assembly protein: MTETATKLRCDRGTSLIEFAIVAPVLVFMLIGLIEVGRYTYFAILASHAARAGVQYAAQNLQTAADASVNGSGTRSASLQDAQNLANWTVTSSIVCTLNGTLSPCPANNTNAVSTSLVYYVKVQVNGTFASLLHYPGIPNNIPVSGAATMPVGNQ
- a CDS encoding pilus assembly protein N-terminal domain-containing protein, whose amino-acid sequence is MITRRTFAFLAAAGIAAYTAPVRADQVMLLSIQSGHSVLLKAEGLTRVAVGDGRIAGVVPVGTSQVVVNGKDPGHTTVFIWAGGRRETYEVTVTEQQLDDLAQMLRSAIGAPGVQVVSFDHSIVVRGTVSDGAQFQQLSDIVSRFEPVVKAQNSVLVNAVTISQNLGMLQRAISNIPGATDIRVDPDGRGNVIVSGNAADAVTAQAILDRARGLAGPYLASNGELIDRLNALSNSQIDIKVYVLEVDKTAQSNLGLSLQSATFNSATNPTNYQLGGASFPVIENPTLLGSGLGFTVQPFFRTVTLAPTLNLLMQEGHAKVLSSPSLVTTPGQKATFLVGGEIPVVTSTGLGAVNVQYQPYGVQLNVTPEILGNGSVHAVVAPEVSRLDYANAVIVSGFTIPALLVSKLSTDVITRPGESIILGGLVNRLEMKTISKIPLLSSIPILGKLFTSTAYQNQQSDVVFVMTPEIVTR
- a CDS encoding Flp family type IVb pilin, giving the protein MHRILSSLIRDEEGASMVEYGLLVALIALVALGAVQTLGVNLGTLFGQVATSL
- a CDS encoding Flp family type IVb pilin, which produces MLSTLNSMIRDEEGATMVEYGLLVALIALVALGAVKTIGTGLSTLFGQVSNSL
- a CDS encoding prepilin peptidase, translated to MTIAIALTLAACVAASYTDVRARRIPNALTGSLAAAAAIVHAFGGWQQLVVSLGVMALLTIGGALIYSRGGIGGGDIKLAIAASGMLSYPLCVPFLLYTALAGGALAVLFIALRPNERPSFSRIALTTIGATNGITAQRVTLPYAVAFAAGAIVVALSQSLLPFLRINL
- the cpaB gene encoding Flp pilus assembly protein CpaB, whose product is MNVRRTTFLIAMILAVGTGWLTLTYLSSLRPVGTAQRPVLITTQEISARERISEGMFSKEMRPADTLQPDAVADPSQAVGSLALITIPAGSQLTASSIGTNVSLALPVRLEPGMRAVSIPVDRVKDVSGLVQPGDRVDVIAIPPSRNNGPPPHAVTIFRGIRVLSVGAALENPSATPSPQEQEATTVTLEVTPHQADMLAWADSNTTLRLALRSPREAIHTEQAEDLTFEMAPPMSPPAPPPALPPAPMVAIAATPAPRMPAAATALTTPVELIVGDQIVDPGSSSR